The genome window TAGAACGCGTCCTGCCGATCACAACGCGACGCGGTGGCGGCCGCTGTGCAGATAGTTCATCGTCTGCACCGTCAGCATCACCAGGAAGTCGGCCTTGGTCCTGTCTTCGGGCTGCGTGAGGCGCAGATTCAGCTCGTTGGCCCGCCGGAGCATGGCCTCGAGCACCTGATCGATCGTGTACTGATACTCGCCGGTCCAGCTCGCGACCATCCGGCGTACGTCGCGGCGCACGCGGGCGATGAAACGCGCCGCCTTCATGTTCGTCTGGTAGGCCGGATCGTCGGAGAACAGCCGGCGGAGATCACGATCGTAGAAATCGGGATGCGCCAGGCCGTAGTGCCGCCGCTTGCGATCGTAGTGCTGGCGCAGCGTCTTGCGGATGGACGGCAGCGGATCGACGCGGCGATGGGTGCGCACGAGCATCGGCTTGCCATCGATCTCGCGCAGCAGCGTGTCGAGGTACTCGAGCTTCTTGAGCGCCGGCCAGCCCGTGTAGCGGTCGCGCCAGTCCGGTTGCGAGAGCCACACCGCGAACGTCTCGGCGAAGTCCTCGTCGGGATGGCTCTGCGCGTACCAGCTGTCGAGATGCAGCACGAAACTCTTGGAGTAGGGCTTGGGATCGTAGAACTGCGGATAGGCCTTGTACGAAGGGCCGAACACCTGCTGCCGGCGCCGGCGGCGTCGAAGGTGGTAGCCGTTGTCGATCGCGTGTCCGGCTTCGTGGCGCAGGATGCGGAGGCACCATTCCGGCGTTCCTCCCTCCACCTCGAGCATATAGGTCCGCTCGAGGCGCTCGAGACGCGGGTGGGCCAGGTAGAAGGGAATGGCGACGCCGGGGACGCCGTCGGGCGAGAACCACTCGTCCGAGAGCCAGAAGTACGGACGGAATGTGGCGAGCCCGCGGCCGTCGAGTTCCTGCTGGAGCGTCGCGATGCGTTCGGCCAGCACACTCGTTTCGATCGCCAGGCCGAGCTGACACATTCGGAGGTCCAGCAGCCGCTCATCGGGCCACTCGGCCCACTCCTCGGGCGGCAGAACCCGGTCCTTTGGCATCTCTCCAGTCTAGACTCATCCCAGGAGCCGTCGCCCCAGGGGGACGACCCCGACCCGCTCTCTCGCTCGCCGCTCGCGTGACTCGTGCGCTGCTGTAATCGCTAGCCACCGCTCAGTGATAGTCTGGACTCAACCTTTCAATCTCCACATTTCCACATCTCAACATTTCCACATTTCCACATATTCCCTGATGCTACCTGGAAGAGGCCATGGCGGCGGCATGCGAGGCGGTGGCCGCGAGGGCGCCGGTCGCTCCGCGATCGCCGCTCGCGTCGACGACCCCGCCAAGAAGAAGAAGGTCGACTACGCCAATGCGTGGCAGGAAGCCCGCGTCCTCATCCTCGCGCGCAGCGGCCGGCTGACGCTCGGGCTGGGGCTGATGCTGATCAGCCGCATCGCCGGGCTCGTGCTGCCCGCCACCTCGAAGTACCTGATCGACGATGTGATCGGCAAGCGGGAGACGCAGCTGCTCGTGCCGCTCGCGCTGGTCGCCGGCGCGGCCACGCTGATCCAGGCGGTCACCTCGTTCGCGCTCTCGCAGGTCCTCGGCGTGGCTGCGCAGCGCGCCATCACCGACATGCGGCGGCGGGTCGAGGCGCACGTGGCGCGGCTGCCGATCGGCTATTTCGACTCGACCAAGGCGGGCGTGCTGATCTCGCGCATCATGACCGACGCCGAAGGCATCCGGAACCTCGTCGGCAACGGGCTCGTGCAGCTCGTGGGCAGCGTCGTGACCGCCGGGTTTGCGCTGGCCTACCTGATTTATCTCAACTGGCAGTTGACCTGCGCGAACATCGTGGCGCTTGCGGCGTTCGGCGCCGCCATGGCGACGGCGTTCAACCGGCTGAGGCCGCTCTTTCGCGAGCGCGGCAAGGTCAACGCCGAGGTCACCGGCCGGCTCAACGAAACGCTCGGCGGCATCCGCATCGTCAAGACCTACACCGCGGAGAAGCGCGAAGAGCTGGTCTTCACGCGCGGCGTCCATAAGCTGTTCCGCAACGTGGCGCAGTCGATCACCGGGGTGTCGGCGATCACCGCCTTCTCGACCGCGATCATCGGGATCATCGGGACGATCATCATCATCGTCGGCGGCCGCTCGATCCTGGCGGGACGGATGACGGTCGGCGAGCTGCTCAATTACATCCTGTTCACCGGACTGCTGGCCGCGCCGGTGGTCCAGATCGCGTCCATTGGCACGCAGATCAGCGAGGCGTTCGCCGGCCTCGATCGCATCCGCGAGCTGATGCAGATGGCGACCGAGGACGATCAGGATGCCGACAAGGAGGCGCTGGACGAGATCGCCGGCGAGGTGGCGTTCGAAGACGTCAGCTTCGAGTACAACGCGGGCGTGCCGGTACTGAAGCACGTCAATTTCCGCGCGCCGGCCGGCACGACCACCGCGCTGGTCGGGTCGAGCGGCTCGGGCAAGAGCACGCTGATCAGTCTGGTGATGGCGTTCAACCGTCCACTGAGCGGACGAATCCTGGTCGACGGCCGGGATCTGTCCGGGGTGCGGCTGCGCGACTACCGCGAGCAGCTCGGCGTCGTCCTTCAGGACAACTTCCTGTTCGACGGCACGATTGCCGACAACATCCGCTACGGCAAGCCCGACGCGACGAGCGACGAGATCCGGCGGGTCAGCCGCATCGCTCACGCCGACGAATTCATCGAGCAGTTCGATCAGCAG of Vicinamibacterales bacterium contains these proteins:
- a CDS encoding putative zinc-binding metallopeptidase encodes the protein MPKDRVLPPEEWAEWPDERLLDLRMCQLGLAIETSVLAERIATLQQELDGRGLATFRPYFWLSDEWFSPDGVPGVAIPFYLAHPRLERLERTYMLEVEGGTPEWCLRILRHEAGHAIDNGYHLRRRRRRQQVFGPSYKAYPQFYDPKPYSKSFVLHLDSWYAQSHPDEDFAETFAVWLSQPDWRDRYTGWPALKKLEYLDTLLREIDGKPMLVRTHRRVDPLPSIRKTLRQHYDRKRRHYGLAHPDFYDRDLRRLFSDDPAYQTNMKAARFIARVRRDVRRMVASWTGEYQYTIDQVLEAMLRRANELNLRLTQPEDRTKADFLVMLTVQTMNYLHSGRHRVAL
- a CDS encoding ABC transporter ATP-binding protein, with the translated sequence MLPGRGHGGGMRGGGREGAGRSAIAARVDDPAKKKKVDYANAWQEARVLILARSGRLTLGLGLMLISRIAGLVLPATSKYLIDDVIGKRETQLLVPLALVAGAATLIQAVTSFALSQVLGVAAQRAITDMRRRVEAHVARLPIGYFDSTKAGVLISRIMTDAEGIRNLVGNGLVQLVGSVVTAGFALAYLIYLNWQLTCANIVALAAFGAAMATAFNRLRPLFRERGKVNAEVTGRLNETLGGIRIVKTYTAEKREELVFTRGVHKLFRNVAQSITGVSAITAFSTAIIGIIGTIIIIVGGRSILAGRMTVGELLNYILFTGLLAAPVVQIASIGTQISEAFAGLDRIRELMQMATEDDQDADKEALDEIAGEVAFEDVSFEYNAGVPVLKHVNFRAPAGTTTALVGSSGSGKSTLISLVMAFNRPLSGRILVDGRDLSGVRLRDYREQLGVVLQDNFLFDGTIADNIRYGKPDATSDEIRRVSRIAHADEFIEQFDQQYDTVVGERGVKLSGGQRQRVSIARAILADPRILVLDEATSSLDSESEAMIQDGLKSLRRGRTTFVIAHRLSTIRSADQILVLEHGEIVERGSHAQLMALGGRYRTLYDKQYSFEADRFINDGEDFTPEPDADKMPSTLRPNNAL